One segment of Ficedula albicollis isolate OC2 chromosome 2, FicAlb1.5, whole genome shotgun sequence DNA contains the following:
- the YTHDF3 gene encoding YTH domain-containing family protein 3 codes for MSDPYMPSYYAPSIGFPYSLGEAAWSTAGDPPMPYLTTYGQMSNGEHHYIPDGVFSQPGALGNTPPFLGQHGFNFFPGNADFSTWGTSGSQGQSTQSSAYSSSYGYPPSSLGRAIADGQAGFGSDTLSKVPGISSIEQGMTGLKIGGDMTAAVTKTVGSALSSTGMTSIAANSVPPVSSSAPKPTSWAAIARKPAKPQPKLKPKGNVGIGGPAVPPPPIKHNMNIGTWDDKGSVVKAPPAQPVLPPQTIIQQPQPLIQPPPLVQSQLPQQQPQPQQPQQQQGPQQQAQPHQLQQQQLQNRWVAPRNRGVGFSQNNGAGSENFGLGVVSVSSSPSGVEVHPVLEKLKAINNYNPKDFDWNLKNGRVFIIKSYSEDDIHRSIKYSIWCSTEHGNKRLDAAYRSLNGKGPLYLLFSVNGSGHFCGVAEMKSVVDYNAYAGVWSQDKWKGKFDVKWIFVKDVPNNQLRHIRLENNDNKPVTNSRDTQEVPLEKAKQVLKIIATFKHTTSIFDDFAHYEKRQEEEEAMRRERNRNKQ; via the coding sequence ATGTCAGACCCATATATGCCTAGCTATTATGCTCCATCCATTGGATTTCCATACTCTTTAGGTGAAGCAGCATGGTCAACTGCAGGTGACCCTCCAATGCCATATTTGACAACTTATGGACAGATGAGCAATGGTGAACACCATTACATACCTGATGGTGTATTTAGTCAACCCGGGGCATTAGGAAATACCCCTCCATTTCTTGGGCAgcatggatttaatttttttcctgggaatgcagACTTCTCTACATGGGGGACAAGTGGATCTCAGGGACAATCAACGCAAAGCTCTGCTTACAGCAGCAGCTATGGCTATCCACCTAGTTCTCTTGGGAGAGCCATAGCAGAtggacaggctggatttggCAGTGATACTCTGAGCAAGGTGCCTGGCATTAGCAGCATTGAGCAAGGCATGACTGGACTGAAAATTGGTGGAGATATGACAGCTGCTGTAACGAAAACTGTAGGTTCAGCTCTGAGCAGTACAGGTATGACAAGCATTGCAGCTAACAGCGTGCCCCCAGTTAGCAGTTCAGCACCTAAACCAACCTCATGGGCTGCAATCGCAAGGAAACCTGCTAAACCTCAGCCGAAGCTCAAGCCTAAAGGTAATGTGGGCATTGGGGGCCCTGCTGTACCGCCGCCACCTATAAAACACAACATGAATATTGGAACTTGGGATGACAAAGGGTCAGTGGTAAAAGCACCCCCAGCTCAACCAGTACTGCCTCCTCAGACTATAatccagcagcctcagccatTAATTCAACCGCCTCCACTGGTGCAAAGCCAACTGCCTCAACAGCAGCCTCAGCCACAGCAACCACAACAGCAACAAGGACCTCAGCAGCAGGCCCAGCCTCACCAAttgcagcagcaacagctgcaAAACCGCTGGGTAGCTCCTCGTAATAGGGGTGTGGGCTTCAGCCAGAACAACGGAGCTGGTAGCGAGAACTTTGGTTTAGGTGTTGTATCCGTCAGCTCCTCACCTTCTGGTGTGGAAGTGCACCCAGTGCTGGAGAAACTAAAGGCCATAAACAACTACAATCCCAAAGACTTCGATTGGAATCTGAAGAATGGACGTGTGTTTATAATCAAAAGTTACTCAGAGGACGATATTCATCGCTCCATTAAGTACTCTATCTGGTGTAGTACTGAGCATGGTAACAAGCGCTTGGATGCTGCTTACCGGTCCCTGAATGGAAAAGGCCCACTCTATTTACTCTTCAGTGTGAATGGCAGTGGACACTTTTGTGGAGTGGCTGAGATGAAGTCTGTTGTGGACTACAATGCATATGCTGGTGTCTGGTCTCAGGATAAGTGGAAGGGGAAGTTTGATGTCAAATGGATCTTTGTCAAAGACGTTCCCAATAACCAACTGCGACATATTCGTTTGGAAAACAATGACAACAAACCGGTTACCAATTCGAGGGACACTCAAGAGGTACCCCTAGAAAAAGCCAAGCAAGTGCTTAAAATAATTGCTACTTTCAAGCATACCACCTCAATCTTTGATGACTTTGCACATTATGAGAAGCGtcaagaggaggaggaagccaTGCGTAGG